The window AGTTAGCAAATATTAAATATGCTATTATATAATCATAAGGGATTAGGAATTAAATCCCCCTTTCAATTGTAGATAGGAATCAAAAAAAAGAGATATCGCTATATCTTATTGAAAATCAGATGGTTGTGCTAAATTTTTGCCTTTAAATAGAGGGGAAGTTCCGTTAAAAAGTGGGGGTGAAAGAAAGGTTCGAGGTGTGTGAAGGCTAATAAACCTGTGCTGGTCCTGAACTTGATTCAGGATAGGTTAGGAATCAACCCTCAATTTTATCCGAAAGCGTTGTTTTTATAGATAGCAGGTGAGATTTAGCGTGCTTTTTTTGTGCCTGATTAGAAAGTCTGATGGGCTAAGTTTATCCTTATTCACCATCCCATAAAAAGGTGCGAAATAGAAGAAATTTATCGAATAATTACAAAAATATTATTCGTTTATATATCGGTGGAAGTGAGTTGATTTTTAAAGAATCAAATAATCTTTGAGAAAGGAGGACAAAGAGATGTTATTTTTATCAAGGAAGACAAATAGGTTATTGGTGATAAGCGTGTTGGCTGTAGTGTTTTTAAGTTGTGGTTTGATGAGGGAAACGGCTGCCTATACTTTATTTAGTGACGATTTCGAATCAGGCTTGGATTTAGCAACAAAATGGAAAACAGAAACCATTGCAGGTGCGACTTGGGTATTAGCAGGAGATGCGAGCAATAAATTTATTACCGCTCAACCACACATGGGAGCTGGGGATCGACATCTGGACATCGTTACCCAAAAAAACGATTTTTCAGACTTCACCTTCAACTGGAGTATGCAATTTAAGAACCAGGGTTGGCATGTAGACATCCGGCACGTATGCTTTCGCTGTGGCGATCTTTCTCCTATAGAGGCTCATTCCGGCTATTATCTTATCATTCAAGCCCAGAATGTTTTTACTAATCATTCTCACATCAGACTTATGAATTACCGACAAACAGGTCCCAATTACAATTTAGTCAGTATGGATCTTGGGCCAAATTATTTTGAGCTCTCAAAGTGGTATAACTTTGAGTTGGAAGCAATAGGGAATAGTTTCAATCTAAAAACATGGGAGCAAGGGAGTCCCTATCCGAATAATTGGCTATTCACGGCTGTGGATACAAGCAGTACCCCATTTAATAGTGGTAGAATTGGATTTGGCGATTATTGGGGAGGAATTACCTATGTAGACAATGTAAGAGTAGATTCTCCGATTCCTGAGCCAGCAACGGTATTACTATTCACTTGTGCAATAGTAGGTTTGGGAGTTTGGAGAAGAAAAATTCGTGTCGAACCCAAGTTCATGATCTAAAAAATAAGTTGTGTGTTATCAATAAGTTACAGATTAGGGGGAGATGAGGGTCAACCTTGAGTGAGTGTTGACAAGAGGTATAGATTTAGGTATGAGTTATTTCTTTGGATAACAAGGAGTTAGA is drawn from bacterium and contains these coding sequences:
- a CDS encoding PEP-CTERM sorting domain-containing protein; the protein is MLFLSRKTNRLLVISVLAVVFLSCGLMRETAAYTLFSDDFESGLDLATKWKTETIAGATWVLAGDASNKFITAQPHMGAGDRHLDIVTQKNDFSDFTFNWSMQFKNQGWHVDIRHVCFRCGDLSPIEAHSGYYLIIQAQNVFTNHSHIRLMNYRQTGPNYNLVSMDLGPNYFELSKWYNFELEAIGNSFNLKTWEQGSPYPNNWLFTAVDTSSTPFNSGRIGFGDYWGGITYVDNVRVDSPIPEPATVLLFTCAIVGLGVWRRKIRVEPKFMI